From a region of the Panulirus ornatus isolate Po-2019 chromosome 34, ASM3632096v1, whole genome shotgun sequence genome:
- the LOC139759761 gene encoding uncharacterized protein codes for MERGRHSWRLRATAVQLLVLALWAWPATCAPRPDSPEADTPTRANALEMLLLTPRTSSLPSIGGSGPGSSADLVNYYIPVIMAEMAAPVSTRDPSVIRVTGCRQGFMEDQSGGCRPIFNPTPYYPRSTRPNRSGNQPSRRPHRHTSVASILPMIRSPPRVPRPEIQTQRDLIRQFSRRRPAWFRRSLADSKDAAPADAASADAAPAADAPAPDAGTDGPSPRTRRKLVPVPVSATTTPATDATTTTISSATPTSTTTDTTTIAPSTTTVDCDD; via the exons atGGAGAGAGGCCGCCACAGCTGGAGGCTGAGAGCGACGGCGGTGCAGCTGTTGGTGTTGGCGTTGTGGGCGTGGCCAGCCACATGCGCGCCCCGCCCAGACTCGCCAGAGGCCGACACGCCCACCAGAGCCAACGCCCTCGAGATGCTCCTGTTGACGCCCAGGACCTCGTCCCTGCCCAGCATAG GCGGGTCCGGACCAGGTTCCAGCGCTGACCTCGTCAACTACTACATACCAGTCATCATGGCCGAGATGGCTGCCCCAGTCTCCACCAGAG ACCCGAGCGTTATTCGTGTGACCGGATGTCGACAAGGGTTCATGGAGGACCAATCAGGAGGCTGCCGTCCTATCTTTAACCCAACTCCTTACTACCCGCGAAGCACACGGCCCAATAG GTCAGGGAACCAACCATCCAGGAGACCTCACAG GCACACGAGCGTGGCCAGCATCCTGCCGATGATTCGCTCTCCGCCCCGCGTGCCCCGGCCGGAGATACAGACGCAGAGGGACCTCATCCGGCAGTTCAGCAGACGGAGGCCCGCCTGGTTCAGGCGTAGTCTTGCGGACTCGAAGGACGCCGCCCCTGCCGACGCCGCCTCTGCCGACGCCGCCCCTGCCGCCGACGCCCCCGCCCCCGACGCCGGCACAGACGGACCCTCACCCCGCACCAGGAGAAAACTGGTTCCTGTGCCcgtctccgccaccaccacccctgctactgacgccactaccaccaccatcagtagtgCGACGCCCACCAGCACGACCACCGATACCACGACCATAGCGCCCAGCACCACGACAGTTGATTGCGACGATTAA